The Motacilla alba alba isolate MOTALB_02 chromosome 3, Motacilla_alba_V1.0_pri, whole genome shotgun sequence DNA window CAGCACAGACTGCAAAACGGGGTGGAATTCCCGGTGGGTTTGGATGTGGGGGCCAGGCCGGGCTGGTCCTCATCCTCTCCAAACACGGAATCCTGGGATGCGGTGCCGCAGGGAAGAGGCTCTAGCGGGAAGGATCCGGGGGCCCTGCGGCGCTGGGAAGGCGGGAATGCGCGGCAGGAATGCGGGATGAGGGATGCGTTGCCACGGCAACCAttccttctccatctcctgcctctccccggAGCCACGGGGAGATGCGAGGGCGGGGTGCGGGATTTGGGATGCGGGATTTGGGATTCGGGATTTGGGAtgcggggcggggagggggggatCGGGCTGCGGATCCCGCCCTCCGCAGCGCCGGGAAGGAGCCGCTGGAGCGGGAATGCTCCGGCCGGGAGCCGCAGGACAGCGCAGCCCGGCTGGAGAAGGGCGGAGGGCGCTGCGctgttttccagaggaaatCCTGGAGCAGAAAGTTGCGCCAGGTTTATTTTTTCACGGAAAGCCGATGCCTGCGGCATAGGGATGCGGGAGAGGGGGAAGATCCCGCGggtccatccctgctctgtctTTCGCTTTAAAAGGTCCGGATCTTCCCGGTCATCTGATCCAGGTCAAGTAGGACTTTCCGTTGGCGACAGATCCCACCGGAGCATCTTCCCACAGCGGCTTCTTCCCCCCGGCAGGAAGTAGTGAGGCTCCTTCAATCCCTGGAATACTGAAAGGTAAAATATTCCCGGCTGGCTTTCTCCTTGGCAGGGTGAATGAAATCCTCGAGATTTGCGGGGGCTCCTTAAGGTGGATGGCGTTGATTCCCAGACAGGGTTGGGATTGATTCCCAGGCCTGGTTGGGATTGATTCCCCGGCCTGGTTGGGGTTAAtacccaggccaggctggaattgATTCCTGGGCAAGGTTGGGATTGATTTCTGGGCCAAGTTGGGATTCCCAGGCCATCCCACCTGGTTTGAGGAGCCCCACACAGGGTTACTTCCCACACCACCCCACAGCCTCTGAGATCCCAAAAAACCGGGATGCTCCGGCCTGCAGAATGACGTGGAGGTgtccaggcagggagggggttGATGGAGGGAATCAGGGGGTGGTGGACGGAGATTCCCAATCCGAGGGGAATGTGGCCACTGGGATTTCTGCCCCCACACCCCTcacccctgtgccctgcccgcAGGTCGACCCCATCACCTCTGCTCTCCCGTCCATGGATCACCTCCCGCCATGAGCACGGACGGcgagcagctcctggcagccgGAATTCCCCTCTGGAGCATCTCCAGCTGGGCCGGCTCTGAGCCGCCCCCCAACAGCAgcacggcggcggcggcggcggcggcgggggaggcCAGCCGGCCCCCGGCCGCCCCGgagcgcggcgggagcgcggcggaGATCGCGGGCATGGTGGTGCTGCAGTGCATCTACGGCCTGGTgtgcctgctggggctgctgggcaaCGCGCTGGTCATCTTCGTCATCCTGCGCTACGCCAAGATGAAGACGGCCACCAACATCTACCTGCTCAACCTGGCCATCGCCGACGAGCTCTTCATGCTCAGCGTGCCCTTCGTGGCCacggcggcggcgctgcggcGCTGGCCCTTCGGCCGCGCGCTCTGCCGGACCGTGCTGGGCGTGGACGGCCTCAACATGTTCAGCAGCGTCTTCTGCCTCACCGTGCTCAGCCTGGACCGCTACATCGCCGTGGTGCACCCGCTGCGCGCCGCCTCCTACCGCCGCCCGCGCGTGGCCAAGCTGGTCAACGGCGGCGTGTGGCTGCTGGCGCTGCTGGTGGCCTCCCCCATCCCGGTGTTCGCCGGCACGGCGGTCACCCGCGACGGCCGCGCCGTGGCCTGCGACCTGCTGTGGCCCAGCCCGGCGTGGGCGGCCGCCTTCGTGGTGTACAGCAGCGCGCTGGGCTTCGTGCTGCCCGTGGTGGCCATGGCGCTGTGCTACCTGCTGCTGGCCGGCAAGATGCGCGTGGTGGCGCAGGGCGTGGGCtggcagcagcggcggcgctCCGAGGGCAAGCTGACGCGGCTGGTGGTCACCGTGGTGGCCATGTTCGTGGTGTGCTGGCTGCCCTTCTACgtggtgcagctgctggagctgctgctgcccggccGCCTGGACGCCAGCGCGCACAACGCTTCGCTGCTGCTCAGCTACTCCAACAGCTGCGCCAACCCCATCCTCTACGGATTGCTCTCCGAGAATTTCCGCAACTCCTTCCACGGCGTGCTGCGCCGCTGCCGCGACGCCGGCCTGTGCTGCTGCCGCGCCGCCGACGGGGACGGAGGGGACAGCGAGGACGAGGAGGAGCCGCTGGATTACTGCGCCGCGCCCCGCGGGGACACCAAGGGCTGCGTGTgtccccccctgccctgccagcaggacCCCCTgcgcccccagccctgctgcgcGCCCGGGGCTCtcctccccaaaaccaccccctTCTAGGGGACCCCAAAACCGGGGATGAAAGGGGATGCCGGATGGAGAGGGCCCGCGACGCCGGGCCCGATGGCGGGTTGCGCCGCGCCACTCTCCGAAATAAAAAGCCATAAGACTGGCCTGGGATGGAGCAAATTCCATGGATTGAGTGGTTATTGCCGTTACCCCGGCATCCAGGAGCCTTCACCGGGGATGGGGAGGATCCCAAAATGTTACGGAGCATGTGGCCCTCCTGACTGATAAGTAACGAATTCCCATTTCTTCCCAAGAGACAGGGAGACACcgggaaaaatcccaaagcccgtcagctctgctgcacctgcagcagaaTGAGATCCCATCATACACATCTCCCTACCCAAAATTCCTGGGATTTTAGCACACCCAGGACCaaatttccaccaaaaaaaaaaaaaaaaaaaaaaaaaaccaaaaaaaacaaaacccaggagAACCAAATTTTGGTGAGCTTGGAACCCGGGGGTGGGGAACAGCACATGGAGGTCCCATGGAGCGAGCCGCTTCCGGCTTATTTGGGGTTTAACTTTGTCCTTGGAATGGTATCGGTGTTGTCCATTATTCATGGCTCATCCCTTCCATTTTAACCCCACTGGGGAAGTAACCAGCCAGGAACGTTTTcgtccctgtgctgccctgaaTGCTCCTGggttttcctggatttctggtggaattttttgggaaggggagaaagaaCAGTCCCTGAGCAGTTCCTCTAAACCGGACTGGCAAAACTTTATTGGTGTCCGCACAGGATCTCCATGAGACAATTGCATCACACGGGGTAGAAttccaataaataaataaggattTACAAATGGGCCCGGGGGGAGCGGGCCAGGGTGGGGGAGAGGATAAAACAGGGAGTGCTGGGAATTCAGGACTCCGACACACCGTAAGGAAGGAAGTTGTGATAAGATAAAACTCCGCAGTGGGAATTTGAGATtagggagggggaggagatcCAAAATCTTGGATCCACCTAGGAACGAGCAGGGGTTTGAGCTGGATAACAGGGAAAGATCCACGGGAAGCAGGTTCTGCATATGAGATGATGCCTCAGCAAAGTCTTTCCACTCTCAAACCTtatcctttccttcccttccttttccttggatATTTTCCCAAGTGACACTTTTATATTTTGATATCTCTTTCTGGATAATTATGGATAATCATAacagctccctccttcccactgcagccaAACTGTCCTGAAATAAACCTGGCACATCCACAGACTTACAGCCCTCACTCCATGTGGTTTCACTTTAATCCATCCCAAGGGATCCATGGACAGGACCCTCAGTTATGCAGCCTTCAGGATAACGACCTTTTAGGAAAACCACAATTCCTACAAATGCCTCATTttgattttcctgggaatttgCAGCTGATGTTTAGCATTCCAGGGGAGAGGCTGAGTGCTGGGAAGTTCACAGGGTGGGAGGTGGGAATGCGGGGGAACAGAACCCCCCTGTTCTGATCCCAGACTTCCAaaacttctgctgctcctggataCTATTTCACCGGCATCAAGCTGCcagtgcagccagagcaggaccCCCTTtggctccccagggagggatggagctggaaaaCCAGATCCTTCTCAGAATTCTCCCCCCAGCCCGTGGCTGGGAATGAGAGGCGCGCTGGATCCCGCCCCCTGGGAATGTTTTGCCTTGGGATAGAGTCAGCCCTGCACGAGggaacagggaaaataaaatccctgtGAGTAGGAGGGGTCGAATTTAAGGCAACAATCGAATTTAAGGCAACAACAGTGGAAAGTCATGGAAGGACCTGGATGTGGCCCTGCAGCACCGCAAACCTTTCCTTCAAAATTCACCCCAGCAGCCTTCGTGTCCCTGTTTAACCTCCACATTCCACAAAAAAATAAGGAGAGGGAATGGGAATCAGGAATTTGAGTCCCACGTTGGTGACACCGAGCCGGGTCCCCGCTGTCACCGGTGGCTTAAGGTGACAAATGCTTCCCACAACATCTTTGCTCCTCTTTCCCTCagcttaaaacaaacaaaccccatcccaaagaaaagcaggagcCTCTCAGCTCGGGAAAACCATCCAGCCCGGGGGAGGGGGATTTGGGTCAAGGTGTCCTTCAAGGTGTCCAAAGTCCCCGCCTTGGTCACACCGTGCTCTCATCCCACGGATTCAGAGTCCACTTGCACACGGAGCCGTCCCTCCTGGATTTTTCCTTGCGGTTTTCCCGACCGCCGGCTCGGGAAAAGGAAAGCCGAACGCCAAGG harbors:
- the SSTR4 gene encoding somatostatin receptor type 4, with protein sequence MSTDGEQLLAAGIPLWSISSWAGSEPPPNSSTAAAAAAAGEASRPPAAPERGGSAAEIAGMVVLQCIYGLVCLLGLLGNALVIFVILRYAKMKTATNIYLLNLAIADELFMLSVPFVATAAALRRWPFGRALCRTVLGVDGLNMFSSVFCLTVLSLDRYIAVVHPLRAASYRRPRVAKLVNGGVWLLALLVASPIPVFAGTAVTRDGRAVACDLLWPSPAWAAAFVVYSSALGFVLPVVAMALCYLLLAGKMRVVAQGVGWQQRRRSEGKLTRLVVTVVAMFVVCWLPFYVVQLLELLLPGRLDASAHNASLLLSYSNSCANPILYGLLSENFRNSFHGVLRRCRDAGLCCCRAADGDGGDSEDEEEPLDYCAAPRGDTKGCVCPPLPCQQDPLRPQPCCAPGALLPKTTPF